A genomic stretch from Narcine bancroftii isolate sNarBan1 chromosome 9, sNarBan1.hap1, whole genome shotgun sequence includes:
- the cxcl14 gene encoding C-X-C motif chemokine 14, translating to MRGLVNAALLLLLLIACTLDVEAYKCKCIRKRPKISYKEVQKVEAKVRYPFCKEKMIFITTTRFGGQQYCLHPKRHSTKILLKQYSKWKTYEE from the exons ATGAGGGGTTTGGTGAACGCCGCCCTGCTCCTTCTGCTTCTCATTGCTTGCACCCTCGACGTGGAGG CTTATAAATGTAAGTGTATTCGAAAGAGACCAAAGATCAGCTACAAGGAAGTCCAGAAGGTGGAAGCCAAAGTGCGGTACCCTTTCTGTAAAGAAAAAATGATCTT TATTACCACGACTCGTTTCGGAGGGCAGCAATACTGTCTGCATCCCAAGCGGCACAGTACCAAGATACTACTGAAGCAATACAGCAAATGGAA GACTTATGAAGAGTAG